A region from the Aquila chrysaetos chrysaetos chromosome 15, bAquChr1.4, whole genome shotgun sequence genome encodes:
- the LOC115351385 gene encoding LOW QUALITY PROTEIN: mitochondrial import inner membrane translocase subunit Tim9-like (The sequence of the model RefSeq protein was modified relative to this genomic sequence to represent the inferred CDS: inserted 2 bases in 1 codon): protein MGGQLSESDQTKQFXEFLRTYNELTENCFLDCIKDFTSREVKPEEITCSDHCLQEYFKMVQRISMRFQEYHIQQNEALAAKAGLLGQPC, encoded by the exons ATGGGTGGACAATTATCGGAATCTGATCAGACCAAGCAGTT CGAGTTTCTCAGAACATACAATGAacttacagaaaactgcttcCTGGATTGCATAAAGGATTTCACTAGCAGAGAGGTTAAACCAGAAGAGATTACTTGCTCAGACCACTGCCTACaggagtattttaaaatggtacaAAGGATCTCCATGAGATTTCAGGAGTACCATATTCAGCAGAATGAAGCTCTGGCAGCTAAAGCAGGACTGCTTGGCCAACCTTGTTAG